The following are encoded together in the Ictalurus furcatus strain D&B unplaced genomic scaffold, Billie_1.0 scf4, whole genome shotgun sequence genome:
- the LOC128604854 gene encoding histone H2B — MPDPAKAAPKKGSKKAVTKTAGKGGKKRRKSRKESYAIYVYKVLKQVHPDTGISSKAMGIMNSFVNDIFERIAGESSRLAHYNKRSTITSREIQTAVRLLLPGELAKHAVSEGTKAVTKYTSSK; from the coding sequence ATGCCCGATCCAGCCAAGGCAGCGCCCAAGAAGGGATCAAAGAAAGCCGTGACCAAGACGGCCGGCAAAGGAGGCAAGAAGCGCAGAAAGTCCAGGAAGGAGAGCTACGCCATTTACGTGTACAAGGTCCTGAAGCAGGTGCACCCTGACACCGGAATCTCATCCAAGGCCATGGGCATCATGAACTCCTTCGTGAATGATATTTTTGAGCGCATCGCCGGTGAGTCTTCTCGTCTGGCTCATTACAACAAGCGCTCCACTATCACCTCCAGGGAGATCCAGACCGCCGTGCGCCTGTTGCTTCCCGGCGAGCTGGCCAAGCACGCCGTGTCCGAGGGCACAAAGGCCGTCACCAAGTATACCAGCTCCAAATAA